In Chloracidobacterium sp., the following proteins share a genomic window:
- a CDS encoding choice-of-anchor J domain-containing protein — MSRSKRSLRGVAAATVLIAIATIVAVGSFGSFNIFMSPSAAAAGDATESRAIAEAPLVQLYDNGPLITHATGGPAGAPASRLQSTSLGLNSIGFTASDAGVFRIADDFTVPAGGWNVTTITLYGYQTGSTTTSTFDVGRIQIWNGAPNAGGSIIFGDTTTNRIASTAFSTIYRDTETTVGNATRPIMSVDVTINQTLAAGTYWIDYQLGGTLASGPFTPPVTILGQTGKPGANALQWSGTAWVAIDDGAAGTQLQDVPFLVNGTAGGGGTPSPTPPPASPTPSPNPSPSPSCTPTSITEGFDTVVAGPVPIAGWAAQNNSSPLGSTNWFQGNSAVFPSHAGLPTAYIGANFNNTAGTGTISNWLLTPAVTLQNGAQMTFWTRGTGSTFADRLQVRMSTNGASTNVGTAATDVGDFTNLLLDINPTYTPTGYPAIWTQQTVTVTGVGSPTLGRFAFRYFVENGGPTGANSDYIGIDTFSYGVPCGPVPTPSPGVTPTPSPTPPPATPTPTPPPATPTPTPTPPPGCAGQTFPASGLPLSVPDVSSVSTNIVVSGLTGTLTSAQLRDWTWSVPHTWGGDIKMTLQAPSGGPTATIVERRGNTVCPPTGVGSSANLVGPYNFGDGFPNTFHTIAGDPVPAGNYSASQCVTTPGEAVSLNTIFGGPVRPAEDRPGLEVFDGMAPEAANGTWTLTVSDGAGGDTGTIGTLNLCLVAGGGGSTPTPTPTPPPATPSPTPTPGPSPSCTPTVISEGFDTITANVPGPGWFAQNNSTTVGSTTWFQGNSAVFPSHSGAATSYIGANFNSTTGTGTISTWLLTPAVTLQNGAQMTFWTRTTTANTFPDRLQVRMSTNGASTNVGSGPTGLGDFTTLLLDINPTYQTGGVYPEVWTLQTVTVTGVPSPTLGRFAFRYFVENGGPSGSNSNYIGIDTFAYNAPCGPVPTPTPGVTPTPPPPTPTPTPPPGCAGQTFPATGLPVAPPDNVPAGVNVTIPVSGLTGTLTSAQLRNWTWSPLHTWGGDIKMTLQAPSGGPTATIVERRGNTVCPPTGVGSSNDLVGPYNFGDGFPNTFHTVAGNPVPAGDYSASQCVTTPGEAVSLNTIFGGPVRPAQDDTGLAVFEGLAPEAANGNWTLNISDNAAGDTGTVTAVNLCLVTGGGGPSPTPTPIPSPTPAFTIRFVQNTYTEDESQTAVIGIVRNGDLSGTNTVNFATSNGTATGGAAPGAGIDYQTTSTNVTFNPGDTLKTVNVPVFGDTLAEPTETVNLTLTGVGTRLPEVQNAILNINDTATQFRNTAAICTNLGTVTLPPSTITVAGGPNQIGNLRVTLYDLEHQLPDNLDVLLVGPTGARFVVMGDAGGAIPIPSNNTVTLSFRDYTAAVLPNSGPLVTGQTEPTTWESPVTNFTGAPAGPYVEPGPSVGGPVGETFFGSFGFTNSNGVWSLYVRDDGGVPLAPPDVVTGCFNGGWGIEFQPRTAANASISGRVLTAGGQGIRNAEVVLSGGTLTEPMRVQTGSFGYYNFPSLESGQTYILTVNSRRFIFAVPTQVVSLTDNIADLDFIALDGEATNN, encoded by the coding sequence ATGTCCAGATCAAAGAGATCGTTACGGGGTGTGGCAGCAGCCACAGTCCTGATCGCAATAGCGACGATAGTTGCTGTTGGGTCTTTTGGCAGTTTCAACATATTCATGTCGCCGAGTGCGGCGGCAGCGGGCGATGCTACGGAATCGCGTGCGATCGCCGAGGCTCCGTTGGTACAGTTGTATGACAATGGTCCATTGATCACGCACGCAACGGGAGGCCCGGCCGGTGCGCCGGCATCGCGATTGCAGAGCACGTCACTGGGGTTGAACTCGATCGGGTTCACGGCGTCAGATGCGGGTGTATTCAGGATTGCGGACGATTTTACGGTGCCGGCTGGCGGTTGGAATGTAACGACGATAACACTGTATGGGTATCAGACAGGGTCAACGACGACGAGTACTTTCGACGTTGGCCGGATACAGATCTGGAATGGGGCCCCGAATGCGGGCGGATCGATCATTTTTGGGGACACGACGACGAACCGGATAGCGTCTACGGCGTTTTCGACGATCTACAGGGACACCGAGACTACCGTTGGAAATGCGACGCGGCCGATCATGAGCGTGGACGTTACGATCAATCAGACATTGGCGGCAGGAACGTATTGGATCGATTATCAACTTGGGGGGACGCTGGCTTCGGGGCCGTTCACTCCGCCGGTGACAATACTTGGCCAGACGGGCAAGCCGGGAGCTAATGCCCTGCAATGGAGTGGCACGGCATGGGTGGCTATTGATGACGGAGCGGCAGGTACGCAGCTACAGGACGTACCGTTCTTAGTGAATGGAACGGCCGGCGGCGGTGGAACACCAAGTCCGACGCCTCCGCCGGCATCACCGACGCCGAGCCCGAATCCGAGCCCGTCGCCATCGTGTACGCCGACGTCGATCACGGAAGGATTTGACACAGTGGTCGCAGGGCCTGTGCCGATCGCGGGATGGGCCGCCCAGAACAACAGCTCGCCGCTTGGCTCGACGAACTGGTTCCAGGGCAACAGTGCGGTATTCCCGTCACACGCCGGACTTCCGACAGCGTATATCGGTGCCAACTTTAACAACACGGCCGGAACGGGAACGATAAGCAACTGGCTGCTTACGCCTGCGGTGACGCTGCAGAATGGTGCTCAGATGACCTTCTGGACACGAGGTACCGGTTCAACATTCGCGGACCGCCTGCAGGTGAGGATGAGCACAAATGGTGCGAGCACGAACGTAGGGACGGCGGCGACAGACGTGGGTGACTTTACGAATCTGCTGCTGGACATCAACCCGACCTACACCCCGACGGGTTATCCGGCGATCTGGACACAGCAGACGGTGACGGTGACGGGCGTTGGGAGCCCGACATTGGGACGGTTTGCGTTCCGGTACTTTGTAGAGAATGGCGGGCCGACGGGAGCGAACAGCGACTATATCGGGATCGACACGTTCTCATACGGAGTGCCGTGCGGGCCTGTGCCGACACCGAGCCCGGGCGTGACGCCGACGCCATCGCCGACGCCTCCGCCGGCGACTCCTACCCCAACACCTCCGCCGGCAACGCCGACACCGACGCCTACACCTCCTCCGGGATGTGCGGGGCAGACATTCCCGGCGAGCGGGCTGCCGCTGTCGGTACCTGATGTTTCGTCGGTAAGCACGAACATCGTGGTATCGGGGCTGACGGGGACGCTGACATCAGCTCAGTTGAGAGACTGGACGTGGAGCGTGCCGCACACATGGGGCGGCGACATCAAGATGACGCTGCAGGCACCGAGCGGCGGGCCGACGGCGACGATCGTCGAGCGACGCGGCAATACGGTGTGTCCGCCGACGGGCGTAGGGTCATCGGCGAATCTGGTGGGGCCATACAACTTTGGCGACGGCTTCCCGAATACCTTCCACACGATCGCAGGAGACCCTGTCCCGGCGGGCAACTACTCAGCAAGCCAGTGCGTAACGACGCCGGGCGAAGCGGTATCGCTGAATACCATCTTTGGCGGGCCGGTGCGGCCGGCGGAAGACAGGCCGGGCCTTGAGGTCTTTGACGGCATGGCACCTGAGGCGGCTAACGGCACGTGGACACTGACGGTCAGTGACGGTGCCGGCGGAGACACGGGAACGATCGGAACGCTTAACCTCTGCCTCGTGGCAGGCGGCGGCGGATCGACACCAACGCCTACGCCGACACCACCGCCGGCAACGCCGAGCCCGACGCCGACACCGGGGCCGAGCCCGAGCTGTACACCGACGGTGATCTCTGAGGGCTTTGACACGATCACAGCGAACGTGCCGGGGCCGGGCTGGTTCGCACAGAACAACAGCACGACCGTGGGATCGACGACGTGGTTCCAGGGCAACAGTGCGGTATTCCCGTCACACTCGGGTGCTGCGACATCGTATATCGGTGCCAACTTTAACTCGACCACGGGAACGGGGACGATCAGCACATGGCTGCTGACACCGGCGGTGACGCTGCAAAACGGGGCTCAGATGACCTTCTGGACGCGGACGACGACCGCAAATACGTTCCCAGACCGCCTGCAGGTGAGGATGAGTACGAATGGTGCAAGCACGAATGTCGGATCGGGCCCGACCGGCCTGGGCGACTTTACGACGCTGCTGCTGGACATCAACCCGACGTATCAGACGGGAGGCGTATATCCTGAGGTCTGGACGCTGCAGACGGTGACGGTGACGGGCGTACCGAGCCCGACACTGGGACGCTTTGCGTTCCGGTACTTTGTTGAGAACGGCGGGCCGTCGGGATCTAACAGCAACTACATCGGCATCGACACGTTCGCCTACAATGCGCCGTGCGGGCCGGTGCCGACGCCGACGCCGGGTGTGACGCCGACGCCTCCGCCGCCGACACCGACGCCGACGCCTCCTCCGGGATGTGCGGGACAGACATTCCCGGCGACGGGGCTGCCGGTAGCACCGCCGGACAACGTACCGGCAGGCGTCAATGTGACGATCCCGGTATCGGGGCTGACGGGCACGCTGACATCAGCCCAGTTGAGAAACTGGACGTGGAGCCCGCTGCACACATGGGGCGGCGACATCAAGATGACGCTGCAGGCACCGAGCGGCGGGCCGACGGCGACGATCGTCGAGCGACGCGGCAATACGGTGTGTCCGCCGACGGGCGTAGGATCATCGAATGACCTTGTCGGGCCGTACAACTTTGGCGACGGGTTCCCGAACACGTTCCACACGGTGGCGGGCAATCCGGTCCCAGCGGGCGACTACTCAGCAAGCCAGTGCGTAACGACTCCGGGCGAGGCGGTATCGCTGAACACGATCTTTGGCGGGCCTGTCCGGCCGGCCCAGGATGACACCGGGCTTGCGGTATTCGAGGGGCTTGCGCCTGAGGCTGCCAACGGCAACTGGACGCTGAACATCAGCGACAATGCCGCGGGCGACACGGGAACGGTCACGGCCGTTAACCTGTGCCTCGTCACGGGCGGCGGCGGACCTTCGCCAACGCCAACGCCGATACCATCGCCGACGCCGGCATTCACGATCAGGTTTGTCCAGAACACCTATACTGAGGACGAATCGCAGACGGCGGTGATCGGGATCGTTCGCAATGGCGACCTGTCGGGCACGAACACGGTCAACTTTGCCACGTCAAACGGAACGGCGACGGGCGGAGCGGCACCGGGTGCGGGCATCGACTATCAGACGACAAGCACCAATGTCACCTTTAACCCGGGCGACACGCTCAAGACGGTGAACGTGCCGGTGTTTGGCGATACGCTTGCTGAGCCGACCGAGACGGTCAATCTGACGCTGACCGGCGTCGGGACACGGCTGCCTGAGGTCCAGAATGCGATACTGAACATCAACGACACGGCGACGCAGTTCCGTAACACTGCTGCGATCTGTACCAACCTCGGCACGGTCACGCTGCCGCCGTCAACGATAACGGTTGCGGGCGGGCCAAATCAGATCGGCAACCTGCGCGTGACGCTGTATGACCTCGAACATCAGCTGCCCGACAACCTCGACGTATTGCTCGTCGGGCCGACGGGAGCCAGGTTCGTCGTCATGGGCGATGCGGGCGGAGCGATACCGATACCGTCTAACAATACGGTGACGCTCAGCTTCCGTGATTACACGGCGGCGGTGCTGCCCAACTCAGGGCCGCTGGTGACGGGACAGACCGAGCCGACCACATGGGAATCGCCGGTGACTAACTTTACCGGGGCACCGGCTGGCCCGTATGTCGAGCCGGGACCGTCAGTCGGCGGGCCGGTGGGCGAGACGTTCTTCGGATCGTTTGGCTTTACCAACTCGAACGGCGTCTGGTCGCTCTATGTCAGGGATGACGGCGGAGTTCCGCTGGCACCGCCTGATGTGGTCACGGGCTGCTTCAACGGCGGATGGGGCATCGAATTCCAGCCTCGCACGGCGGCAAATGCGTCTATCTCAGGACGCGTGCTGACGGCCGGCGGACAGGGAATTCGCAATGCCGAGGTCGTCCTATCGGGCGGCACTCTGACCGAGCCGATGAGGGTGCAGACGGGCAGCTTTGGATACTATAACTTCCCGAGCCTTGAGAGTGGTCAAACATACATTCTCACGGTCAACTCGAGGCGGTTCATATTCGCTGTCCCGACCCAGGTGGTGTCGCTGACCGACAACATCGCGGATCTTGACTTCATCGCACTCGACGGCGAGGCGACGAATAACTAA